The Panicum virgatum strain AP13 chromosome 3N, P.virgatum_v5, whole genome shotgun sequence genome includes the window GGGACCGGGACCCCGTTCCAgttcctcgtcgccggcggcaaccTCACCTGCGGCGTCGTCGGCATCGACTTCAGCGTCATGTGCTGGTCCTTGGACTCCGTGGCCACCCACGTGCCGCTGCCGCGGATCCTCCCGGGCGTCTGCGTCCAACACGAGAGCTCGTGCGGCGCGTGCCGTTTCCTGGCGCAGTCGCAGCAGTTGTGCGGGGGCTCCGGCGGGATCTGCGACAGCGGCTGCGACGACGActcgccggcgcccccgccgcggacacccgctccccctcccccctcgtcgcctccgccgccggggtcATCGAGCAAGCGCGTGTCCAAAGCCTGGATCGCCTTCTGCGTGGTCGGCGCCGTGGGCGGCTTCGCGGGGCTCTGCTCCATCGTCTACTGCCTCGTCTTCGGCTTCTGCAGCAACAAGAGGGTGCACAACTCCGTGCAGCCCAACATCACCGACGGCGCGGGTGCGGGCGccgacaacaacaacaatggcggcggcggcgacggcgcggccggcAGCCCGTACGGGTCGCCGAACgggtcgcgcgcgcgcggcctgtTCCGGCGGCAGCTGTCGCGCGTGATGACGCGGCAGCGCAGCGGGCCGTCGTCGTTCAAGGAgcccgcggaggagttcacgtTCGCGCAGCTGGAGGCGGCCACCAAGGGGTTCGCGCTGGAGACGAAGATCGGGGAGGGCAGCTTCGGCAGCGTGTACCGCGGCAAGCTCCCCGACGGGCGCGAGGTGGCCATCAAGCGCGGGGGCGAGTCGGGCCCCCGCGCGCGGCGGTTCCAGGAGAAGGAGAGCGCGTTCCGGTCGGAGCTGGCGTTCCTGTCGCGGCTCCACCACAAGCACCTCGTCGGCCTGGTGGGCTactgcgaggaggaggaggagcggctgcTGGTGTACGAGTACATGAAGAACGGCGCGCTGTACGACCACCTCCACCCCAAGCCGGGGGCGGCGCCGTCTCCGGTGGCGTCGTCGTGGAAGCTGCGGATCAAGATCCTGCTGGACGCGTCCCGCGGCATCGAGTACCTGCACTCGtacgccgtgccgcccatcatccaccgcGACATCAAGTCGTCCAACATcctgctggacggcgggtgGACGGCGCGCGTGTCGGACTTCGGGCTCTCGCTGATGGGGCccccggaggcggaggagcagcCGGGGTCGCAGCACCACCTGACGGTGAAGGCCGCCGGCACGGTGGGGTACATGGACCCGGAGTACTACGGCCTTCACCACCTGACGGTGAAGAGCGACGTGTACGGCTTCGGCGTGGTGATGCTGGAGGCGCTCACGGGGCGGCGCGCCATCTTCAAGGAGGCCGAGGGCGGGAGCCCCGTCAGCGTGGTGGACTACGCCGCGCCGAgcatcgtcgccggcgagctgcccAAGGTGCTGGACCCGCGCGCCCCGGAGCCCGCCGCGCACGAGGCCGAGGCCGTGGAGCTGGTGGCCTACACCGCGGTGCACTGCGTCCGGCTCGAGGGCAAGGACcgcccggccatggcggacaTCGTGGCGAACCTGGAGACGGCGTTCGCGCTCTGCGAGGGCAGCGCCGGCCGCGACCGCGGAGGCGCCGGGTTCGGGAACAGCTCCTCCAGCGCCAGCCTCTCCGTCACCTCCATGGACCGGTCGGGGGCGCTGGTCTgatggaattcaaatttttttctccatTGCTGCTAAGAGGGAGCTCCGATTCAAAGCTCTGATTAGCCCGGGCGGGAAGGATGATGTTCAAATTCGTTGCATAGTtaattctttcttctcctttgtTGTTGCTGAATGTACATGGATATTCTTCCATTGCCCCGATTCACTCGTCCTCTAAAACAAACAAGAGGATTTGCTGTTCTCAACCCTAGCAATCGTCTTCGAGACCTTCTCGTACGGATTGATTTGCGGTAGGCTCGTGGTAGAGGAGCGAGCACGACGGCACGAGGCAGGTCCGGTCCAAGAGAGCCGCCGGAAGGGTCATCAGTATACACTACTCTAGGGCAGCTAGGTCAGACCTGCAGTGATTCAAAGCCATGCCGTGACCAGCGACTATAGCAGCTAGGTCAGACCTGCAGTGATTCAAAGCCATGCCGTGACCAGCGACCAGTGGCGGCGGCAACTGCAGCCGGGTCAACAGAGGGAGGCCGAGAAGACGGGGAGCGGTTGGTGGCTAACAGTGAAGTGACGATGCCGGGCCCTGGAAATCGGAACGGGACCGACGGCGGCGTCCTCCAGCAGGTCCAGGCGAGAAGGGGCAGGTGGAGTTTGGTCTGCCCGCGGCCCGGCCGACGGAcgaggtcgccgtcgccgtcgccttccACCTCCGCTCGCATCGCATATATGCGCGCACCAACCACCCCGAGAGCTGGTGATGAGGAAGAGGAACCAAGGATGATAATGCCGCGCGCGCCGAGAGCTGGTGATGAGGAAGAGGAACCAAGGATGATAatgccgcgcgcggcgcgggcggcgaatTATGGCCCTGTTTCCGATCCCGTAAactccgtaaacacaaaaaaaacatcacgtcaaatgtttcgacacatgtatggagtattaaataaaatctacttataaaactttttgcatggatgagctgtaaatcgcgaaacgaatctaatgagcctacttaatccatgattttcaacagtgatactacagtaatcattcgctaattattaattaatcatggattaattagtatcattagattcgtctcgcgatttacaatccatctatgcaaaaagttttataaatagactttatttagtacttcaaattagtaagattcgtttgaaattttttttgtaacGGAACTGAACACGGCCTATATTTAGCACCGTTAGATTTGTTGAGCCTAGCTCGATCGGTGGCGTGCGGCGCCAGCGTCGGACCCTACACTTGTAGGCTCTCCTCCTCCTAGCATGGCGAGGCGCTGGTCTGAACGACGATGCGTCTGTCTGTCCGGACATGGAAGAACACAAGGCCACACGAAAAGGTTTGGTTGGTGGAACTAACACTTTCTATCTtgaccttgtttggtttggtAATAAAACTAGCGCCcacatttttccaaaaaaagaatttcgcatgcatgaagtactaaatgaagtatatttgtaaaattattttaggaatgtgtgtaacttttcgcgacgaatctaatggcagtaattaatcaatgattagctacagtgatgctacagtaaccatcctctaatcgcgtggTCAAAGacttcattagattcttcaggatcACTAGCGtgaggttctgaagttggttttgtaaactgattttgtttgacactgtaattaGTAATCAAAGTTGTTACTATTCTTAGCACGCTACAATTGTAACGCGAGCCCTTATGGCCTGATAACTGCAGAATGCTGCTGACTTCGTTTTTTCTTATCTGATCACGCAtcattgaaaatttgaaatcaGTGTCGTGTAGCACT containing:
- the LOC120664135 gene encoding putative serine/threonine-protein kinase-like protein CCR3 gives rise to the protein MTPLPSLLLLVLIAAPASAATLAVSAGAAAAPPVVCGVAKENRTLVCAPVSASSNASAVAPFLTFAEVSAGRGFVCGLQEGGAALFCWPPAAAPRWDQLRRVYSGSAALRDLAVGAGHVAAYDAAARRVLWWRGGGRFPAQAAGNFSSLASGDGFSCALEANASAAVRCWGPRGSAVQAAFANATSVRYLAAGGARACGVLASGAVLCSGSDSATAAANASAALPGELVPYGLAVGDSHACGLLRHNRTAVCWSLGGPTTTLYYPAAGTGTPFQFLVAGGNLTCGVVGIDFSVMCWSLDSVATHVPLPRILPGVCVQHESSCGACRFLAQSQQLCGGSGGICDSGCDDDSPAPPPRTPAPPPPSSPPPPGSSSKRVSKAWIAFCVVGAVGGFAGLCSIVYCLVFGFCSNKRVHNSVQPNITDGAGAGADNNNNGGGGDGAAGSPYGSPNGSRARGLFRRQLSRVMTRQRSGPSSFKEPAEEFTFAQLEAATKGFALETKIGEGSFGSVYRGKLPDGREVAIKRGGESGPRARRFQEKESAFRSELAFLSRLHHKHLVGLVGYCEEEEERLLVYEYMKNGALYDHLHPKPGAAPSPVASSWKLRIKILLDASRGIEYLHSYAVPPIIHRDIKSSNILLDGGWTARVSDFGLSLMGPPEAEEQPGSQHHLTVKAAGTVGYMDPEYYGLHHLTVKSDVYGFGVVMLEALTGRRAIFKEAEGGSPVSVVDYAAPSIVAGELPKVLDPRAPEPAAHEAEAVELVAYTAVHCVRLEGKDRPAMADIVANLETAFALCEGSAGRDRGGAGFGNSSSSASLSVTSMDRSGALV